In the Prochlorococcus sp. MIT 1307 genome, one interval contains:
- a CDS encoding carboxysome peptide A: protein MLICKVLKPLVSTNRIPGFEHKHLQVVLDGSSKKVAVDAVGCKPDDWVICVGSSAAREAAGSKSYPSDLTIVGIIDHWDPEAPKTSQGGSG from the coding sequence ATGCTTATTTGCAAGGTTCTTAAGCCGCTTGTTTCAACAAATCGGATTCCTGGGTTTGAACACAAACACCTTCAGGTTGTATTAGACGGTAGCTCCAAGAAAGTAGCTGTAGATGCTGTTGGATGCAAGCCTGATGATTGGGTTATTTGTGTGGGAAGCTCTGCAGCTAGAGAGGCAGCTGGTAGCAAGTCTTACCCTAGTGATTTGACAATTGTAGGGATTATTGATCATTGGGATCCAGAAGCCCCGAAAACTTCTCAAGGAGGATCTGGTTAA
- a CDS encoding carboxysome peptide B, producing MEIMQVMGRMVCTQRVGGLGHMNLRILRNNSGKNLVAVDPVGAREGNWVFTASGSAARFACPDPSIQTDLTIGGIIDFWPPDG from the coding sequence ATGGAAATTATGCAAGTTATGGGTCGAATGGTTTGCACGCAAAGAGTTGGAGGCCTAGGGCATATGAATCTTCGGATTCTTAGAAATAATAGTGGGAAAAATCTAGTAGCAGTAGATCCAGTTGGTGCTCGTGAAGGGAATTGGGTCTTTACTGCAAGTGGATCTGCAGCTCGATTTGCATGCCCTGATCCCAGTATTCAAACTGATCTAACGATAGGAGGAATTATTGACTTCTGGCCACCAGATGGATAG
- a CDS encoding BMC domain-containing protein yields the protein MTNSSASQSSKASKQTVDVSPVTPTRSTSKSSGKGTKTNRNSSVKKSSPVVSKGGPSSDSSNSSNGRGGASKTSSRDASILKKGIALGMIETRGMVPAIEAADAMTKAAEVNLVSREYVGGGYVTVMVRGETGAVNASVRAGADACERVGDGLVAAHIIARPHIEVEPALVASGAKRRY from the coding sequence ATGACTAATTCTTCAGCTTCACAATCATCTAAGGCTTCTAAACAAACAGTTGATGTGTCTCCTGTTACACCAACAAGGTCTACCTCAAAAAGTTCTGGTAAAGGTACCAAAACTAATAGAAACTCTTCTGTTAAGAAAAGCAGCCCTGTTGTCTCCAAAGGAGGGCCTTCATCTGATTCAAGCAATAGTTCCAATGGACGAGGTGGAGCCTCTAAAACGTCTTCAAGAGATGCCTCTATTTTGAAGAAAGGGATAGCTCTTGGAATGATTGAAACGCGTGGAATGGTTCCTGCTATTGAAGCGGCAGATGCGATGACAAAAGCAGCTGAAGTGAATCTGGTTTCAAGAGAATATGTTGGCGGTGGTTATGTCACTGTGATGGTTCGTGGAGAAACAGGTGCGGTCAATGCTTCTGTTCGTGCAGGAGCCGATGCTTGCGAGCGAGTTGGAGATGGACTAGTAGCGGCTCATATAATTGCTCGCCCTCATATAGAGGTTGAGCCGGCTTTAGTAGCGAGTGGTGCTAAACGTCGCTACTAG
- a CDS encoding 4a-hydroxytetrahydrobiopterin dehydratase: MIKWKQRNHPIRLERRFEFESYEATRDFLESLGALSESKKIFPDISFGSTYVNITLRPESEEQDAQMTDVEFKFASEIDEILD, translated from the coding sequence ATGATTAAATGGAAGCAAAGGAATCACCCTATTCGTCTTGAGAGGCGATTTGAGTTTGAAAGCTATGAAGCAACAAGAGACTTCTTGGAGTCCCTTGGAGCACTTAGTGAATCAAAAAAAATCTTCCCAGATATAAGTTTTGGAAGCACTTATGTCAATATCACCCTGCGCCCTGAAAGTGAAGAGCAAGATGCACAAATGACTGATGTTGAATTTAAATTTGCTTCTGAAATAGATGAAATCCTCGATTGA
- the cbbX gene encoding CbbX protein, with product MKSSIDLSNEYVESGVSEVLDQLDLELVGLKPVKTRIKEIAALLLVERARQNLELATKKPVLHMSFTGRPGTGKTTVAKRISQILHRLGYLRKGHVVTVTRDDLVGQYVGHTAPKTKEMIKRAQGGVLFIDEAYYLYKPGNERDYGAEAIEILLQDMEGQRDGFLVIFAGYKDQMEIFYRSNPGLYSRVAHHIDFPDYTNEELMEIADLFLVEQNYSFSKEALITFEDYIERRRNLPFFANARSIRNALDRIRLRQANRLFSRKGERLSKEDLMTIEASDILASRVFQGEIEGHDLMDTNKK from the coding sequence ATGAAATCCTCGATTGATCTCTCTAATGAGTATGTCGAGTCGGGGGTTTCCGAGGTTCTTGATCAGTTAGATCTTGAATTGGTTGGGTTGAAGCCAGTTAAGACTCGTATAAAGGAAATTGCTGCGTTGTTGTTGGTTGAACGAGCCAGGCAGAATTTAGAGCTTGCAACTAAAAAACCAGTTCTTCATATGTCTTTTACTGGTCGACCGGGTACAGGTAAGACCACTGTTGCCAAGAGAATCTCTCAGATATTGCATAGGCTTGGTTATTTGCGGAAAGGACATGTTGTAACTGTGACTAGAGATGATCTTGTTGGTCAATATGTTGGACACACAGCCCCTAAAACAAAAGAAATGATCAAAAGGGCCCAGGGGGGGGTTCTTTTTATTGACGAGGCCTACTACCTCTATAAGCCAGGCAATGAAAGAGATTATGGGGCTGAAGCTATAGAAATTCTTTTGCAGGATATGGAAGGGCAAAGAGATGGATTTTTAGTGATCTTTGCTGGATATAAAGATCAAATGGAAATATTTTATCGCTCTAACCCCGGTCTTTATTCAAGAGTTGCCCATCATATTGATTTCCCTGATTACACCAATGAAGAATTAATGGAAATAGCTGATTTGTTTTTAGTTGAACAAAATTATTCTTTTAGCAAAGAAGCATTAATAACTTTTGAAGATTATATTGAAAGGCGTCGAAATCTTCCTTTCTTTGCAAATGCCAGGTCAATTCGCAATGCTCTTGATCGAATCCGTTTAAGACAAGCAAATCGTCTTTTCTCTAGAAAGGGTGAGAGGTTAAGTAAAGAAGACCTTATGACTATCGAGGCATCAGATATTTTGGCCAGTAGAGTTTTTCAAGGTGAGATAGAGGGGCACGATTTAATGGATACAAACAAAAAATAA